One segment of Ignavibacteria bacterium DNA contains the following:
- a CDS encoding ion transporter, with protein MTSRSRFSAFRDAVNAQESNPLDTVVIVLILLSAVVVGLETVPSIYNAVPGLFAWLDLLIVVAFGLEIGIKMAFRWPRPWDYLKDAWHIFDVVIFVLTLLPYVVYDEQGALGATLALRALRLARSFRALRVLRLATELKGVRVVIETLLRSIPQLTVVAILLGCIVYTYAVMGYNLFHTNDPENFGTLGLSLLAMCQCAVGDFAEIMHTQMNAPEGYPILSPLFFLSFVLIAGLTILNFFVGTILSELESVREEESEQTTDIQQMQEQLRQMQETLVRIEKRGV; from the coding sequence CCCTCGACACGGTTGTCATCGTTCTCATTCTGCTCTCCGCCGTGGTGGTGGGGTTGGAGACCGTGCCGAGTATCTACAATGCGGTGCCGGGACTCTTTGCGTGGCTTGACCTCTTGATCGTGGTTGCCTTTGGACTCGAGATCGGAATCAAGATGGCCTTTCGCTGGCCACGTCCATGGGACTATCTCAAGGATGCTTGGCACATCTTTGATGTAGTGATCTTTGTTCTGACGTTGTTGCCATACGTTGTCTATGATGAGCAGGGGGCGCTCGGAGCAACACTTGCGCTTCGTGCATTGCGCCTTGCCCGCTCCTTCCGAGCCTTGCGTGTGTTACGGCTGGCCACGGAACTCAAGGGTGTACGAGTGGTGATCGAGACCCTGTTGCGTTCCATCCCCCAGCTGACGGTTGTGGCCATTCTGCTTGGATGTATCGTCTACACCTATGCGGTGATGGGCTATAACCTCTTCCATACCAATGATCCCGAGAACTTTGGTACGCTTGGACTGAGTCTGTTGGCGATGTGTCAGTGTGCCGTTGGTGACTTTGCCGAGATCATGCACACACAGATGAACGCACCTGAGGGATATCCCATCCTCTCACCTCTCTTCTTCCTGTCCTTTGTCCTCATAGCCGGTCTCACCATCTTGAACTTCTTTGTGGGCACCATCCTCTCCGAGTTGGAGTCCGTGCGCGAAGAAGAATCCGAGCAAACCACAGACATCCAGCAAATGCAGGAGCAACTCCGCCAGATGCAAGAAACGCTCGTCAGGATCGAAAAACGAGGGGTGTAG